Proteins encoded together in one Chiloscyllium plagiosum isolate BGI_BamShark_2017 chromosome 3, ASM401019v2, whole genome shotgun sequence window:
- the id2a gene encoding DNA-binding protein inhibitor ID-2a, protein MKRISEAGESVKGSEMKAVSPIRSSRKQSGSDVVRGLSEQSLGISRSKTPVEEPLGLLYNMNDCYSKLKELVPSIPQNKKVSKIEILQHVIDYILDLQIALDTHPSIVLHQGQNSPSRTPLSTLNTDVAILSLQAAEFPKQLLTEDSKAFCR, encoded by the exons ATGAAGCGCATCTCAGAGGCAGGAGAAAGTGTGAAAGGTTCCGAGATGAAAGCTGTCAGCCCCATTCGATCATCCAGGAAACAAAGCGGCAGCGACGTTGTGCGGGGGCTCTCAGAGCAGAGTCTTGGCATTTCCAGAAGCAAAACGCCGGTGGAGGAGCCTCTCGGCCTCCTCTACAACATGAACGACTGTTACTCGAAACTGAAGGAGCTTGTCCCCAGCATCCCGCAGAACAAGAAAGTGAGCAAAATTGAAATCCTACAGCATGTTATCGACTACATCCTGGATTTGCAGATCGCCTTGGACACGCACCCTTCCATCGTTCTGCACCAGGGCCAGAATTCTCCCTCCAGGACGCCTCTGTCAACACTCAATACAGACGTTGCAATTCTATCCTTACAG GCAGCTGAATTTCCAAAACAGTTGTTGACAGAAGACAGTAAGGCATTTTGTCGTTGA